The DNA sequence AACACTGGCGGCACTAGCTGAAGTTGCGAATCAGCATTCAGAAGATGTCGGCTGGAAAAAGAACGCCAAGTATCTGCGGGAGCTGGCAGCCGCTTTCACAGCAGAGCCGCTGATGCGTGGTGCCAAGTCCTATCGCGCTATGCAAGTTCCCTACGAACAGATCATCGTGATTCTAAACGGCAGTGCCCCTGCGGGACTGCCTGAAGCTGACGATAAAAAACCCATCGCCGAAGTCGCTTCGATGGGCGATCTGATGAAACGCGCTGATATTGCCTACAAATGGCTCAAATCGAACGTCGGTAGTGCAGATGCCCTCAAAGCAGAAAAAGAGAAGGTCATCGAAGAAGCACACCTGCTCGCAGCGATTTCCAAGATCATCACACTGGAAGGTTACGGCTACGTCGATGACAAAGGCTTCCTGGGGCATGCCAATCCGATGCAGGAAGCCTGCCTGAAAATGGTGGAAGCTGCCAAGAATGACAATTTCCAGGAGTTTGATCAGGGAATGTCTAGGGTCTACAAATCCTGCACGGAATGCCATAGCGAATACAAAGAGTAAAACATCCCTCAAGGCGAAACGACTCGCCGCGTTTCTGGTCTGACAGCCGCTAAGAAGAGAGGAAATCGACGGAATGATTGACAACTGGTGCTGCCCGAAAAAAATTACCTGCCTGCTGATTGCGATTCTCTGTCTTTCCATTCCGGCGCAGGCGGATGTCATCGAACTGGTCAACGGCCACAAAGTGCAGGGGGATGTGCTTAAGCAGGGTTCAGACTATCTGCTGGTTGATATCGGCATTGAAGTGCTGCGAATCCCCAGCTATCAGGTCCGCTCCCGCACCAAGTCGGAATCACTTTCCTCAAATAAAACCAGTGTTTCCCAGAGTAAAGACAAGTTCTATTCCGTCGCGGAATTGCCCGCGAAAAGCATCAAAGAACTGGCCCGCATCTACGGCGAGGCGGTTACGCTGGTGCAGACTCCCAGTGGACTCGGCTCCGGTTTCATTATCAATGACCGTGGCTATTGTGTGACTAATTATCACGTGGTTGAAAAAGAGACGCGAATCGCCGTCACAATTTTCCATCGGACGAAAAGTGGTGAATTCCAGAGACGACAGATCAAGGATGTAGAGATCATTGCTCTGAATCCATTTTTCGATCTGGCATTGCTGAGAATCCCCCTGCAGAAAGACTTTCCATTCCGACAGGTGTACCTGGCTGAGGATGATTCCCAGCGTGAAGGAGAAGAGGTATTTGCAATTGGAAACCCGCTGGGACTGGAACGCTCCGTCTCGCGCGGCATTATCAGTACGCGTAACCGGAACATGCAGGGAATCGTCTATATTCAGACGACAACGCAAATCAATCCGGGAAACAGCGGTGGGCCTTTGTTTAACTCTCGCGGCGAAGTGATCGGCGTCACCAATATGAAGCTGATCCTCGGAGAAGGTCTGGGCTTTGCGATTCCGATTTCATACGTCAAACATTTTCTGGATAACCGTGATGCGTTTGCGTTCGATAAAACCAGTCCCAATACCGGTTATCGTTACTTTGACGCACCACGCAGAAAATCTGCGGAAAATGAAAGTAAATAAAAATTCCTGCAACCTGCGTTCGTTCAGGCAGGTAATGTCCCTGCCTGCTGACGTATAGACTTCCGGGCCACGTTGAAAGTCTCATTGCAGGTTGATCTTGTCAGATATTTCAGACTTGCTACAAATTAACAGTTACCAACATTGTTGCGCTCTGGTGGTTCGACAGATTGGAAGAGTTGATCCAGTGCGAAAATCTTAAATCCCCTCAGGTAGAGAAAGAATGAAGGCTCCCATGAGAAAGCCACTTTTGTTTTTCACTTTCATGTTGATGCAGGCGATGTTCCTGTTCTCCGCGCAAGACACGTCTGCCCAGAACCGGGTCACTGCCGTGCAGCGGATCCCCGATGATTCCATGCTCTACTTCTCCATTCCGGATGTAGAACTGCTGGAAGAAAAGTGGGCACAGAGCTCGATGGCGGAAATGGTTCGCGATCCCGCCTTCGCTGACATGAAAAAAGACCTCGTCCAGATTGTGGAAAAATACTCCAAACTGTTTGAGGCAGAAACCGACCTGGGCCTGAGTAATGTTCTCAGCATCCCCTCCGGTGAATTCGCGATTGCGTTCGTCAAAAGCGATGAAGGCAAATTCGGCGGTCTGGCTTTCGTCG is a window from the Gimesia benthica genome containing:
- a CDS encoding cytochrome c, which translates into the protein MNKPSWHWYRKPIRSFSHATGALLALFLFTGCGGNDAPAPAPAQQEAQTPAPAAATPQVAQSTPTETKPAPAQANDGQKMIDGIPYDVWFDNPLAVAGDNQSVQPVALPGNNVAANTTPAPAGEMKTETAQASASGGSGTDWKTIIPMPILESQVKDIRNRLTKNMQSVGTYNTSYLEIPTFTATLAALAEVANQHSEDVGWKKNAKYLRELAAAFTAEPLMRGAKSYRAMQVPYEQIIVILNGSAPAGLPEADDKKPIAEVASMGDLMKRADIAYKWLKSNVGSADALKAEKEKVIEEAHLLAAISKIITLEGYGYVDDKGFLGHANPMQEACLKMVEAAKNDNFQEFDQGMSRVYKSCTECHSEYKE
- a CDS encoding S1C family serine protease, whose amino-acid sequence is MIDNWCCPKKITCLLIAILCLSIPAQADVIELVNGHKVQGDVLKQGSDYLLVDIGIEVLRIPSYQVRSRTKSESLSSNKTSVSQSKDKFYSVAELPAKSIKELARIYGEAVTLVQTPSGLGSGFIINDRGYCVTNYHVVEKETRIAVTIFHRTKSGEFQRRQIKDVEIIALNPFFDLALLRIPLQKDFPFRQVYLAEDDSQREGEEVFAIGNPLGLERSVSRGIISTRNRNMQGIVYIQTTTQINPGNSGGPLFNSRGEVIGVTNMKLILGEGLGFAIPISYVKHFLDNRDAFAFDKTSPNTGYRYFDAPRRKSAENESK